One genomic segment of Sphaerodactylus townsendi isolate TG3544 linkage group LG07, MPM_Stown_v2.3, whole genome shotgun sequence includes these proteins:
- the SLC25A51 gene encoding mitochondrial nicotinamide adenine dinucleotide transporter SLC25A51 encodes MMDSEDLVLQKSKTDQTGHHTVTVSSGKHYVCGYCAAITNVAITFPIQKVLFRQQLYGVRTRDAIRQLQKDGLRNLYRGVLPPLMQKSTTLALMFGLYEDFSSLLLIHTSVPELLTRSVAAVLAGTTEAVLTPFERVQVLLQDYKHHDKFTNTFQAFRVLREHGIREYYRGLVPILLRNGPSNALFFGLRGPIKQCLPEATTYRTHLINDFICGGVLGAMLGFLFFPLNVVKARMQSQIGGEFQSFSKVFMKIWLERDRKVTQLFRGAHLNYHRSLISWGIINATYEFLLKLL; translated from the coding sequence ATGATGGATTCAGAAGACCTTGTTCTTCAGAAGTCAAAGACAGACCAAACTGGCCACCACACGGTAACTGTGAGCTCAGGCAAGCATTATGTCTGTGGCTACTGTGCGGCCATCACAAACGTCGCCATCACTTTCCCCATCCAGAAAGTCCTGTTTCGTCAGCAGCTGTATGGCGTGCGAACCAGAGATGCCATACGCCAGCTGCAGAAAGATGGCCTCAGGAACCTGTACCGTGGGGTCCTTCCTCCACTGATGCAGAAGAGCACAACCCTGGCTTTAATGTTTGGTCTGTATGaagatttttcctccctgctcctCATTCACACAAGCGTCCCTGAGCTTCTCACCCGGAGCGTGGCTGCGGTGCTTGCTGGAACTACAGAAGCTGTTCTGACCCCCTTTGAGCGTGTCCAGGTGCTGCTTCAGGACTACAAACATCACGATAAATTTACGAACACTTTCCAGGCGTTCAGGGTTCTTCGAGAGCACGGGATCAGGGAGTATTATCGGGGGCTGGTGCCGATCCTTCTGCGAAACGGTCCCAGCAACGCACTTTTCTTTGGCCTTAGAGGACCTATCAAACAGTGCTTGCCTGAAGCCACCACTTACAGAACTCATTTGATCAATGATTTTATTTGCGGAGGGGTCTTGGGTGCTATGCTGGGTTTCCTCTTTTTCCCACTGAACGTTGTGAAGGCCCGCATGCAGTCACAGATTGGTGGGGAATTCCAGTCTTTCTCCAAAGTCTTCATGAAGATCTGGCTGGAGCGTGACCGGAAAGTGACACAGCTCTTCCGAGGAGCCCACCTCAATTATCACCGGTCCCTTATCTCCTGGGGCATCATCAATGCAACCTATGAGTTCTTGCTCAAGTTGCTATGA